GTCTCCGGCATCGCCACCTTCACCGCCACCAACCCCGGCGCGGCGATCTTCTACCTGGACACCCGCACCGCCCGGCGGGTCCTCGTCGGCAGGACCGGCGTCTACACCGGCGTCAACGTCACGGCGGCGCAGGGCGTGAGCGACGCCCGGCTGAAGGAGAACGTCACCGCCGAACTCGGCGGCGCCTACAAGGTGCGCACCGCCAAGGAGGTCGCCGACGCCAACCAGAAGGAGGTCGAGAGCTTCCTGAGCGTGATGGAGTACGCGATGCTCGGCTTCGCCGGGATCGCCTTCCTCGTCGGCATCTTCCTGATCATCAACACCTTCTCCATGCTGGTCGCCCAGCGCACCCGCGAGATCGGCCTGATGCGGGCCATCGGCTCCTCCCGCGGGCAGGTCAACCGCTCGGTGCTGACCGAGGCGCTGCTGCTGGGCGTGTGCGGGTCGGTGCTCGGCGTCGGCGCGGGCGTCGGCATCGCGGTCGGCCTGATGAAGCTCATGGGCACCATGGGCATGCACCTGTCCACCGACGACCTGACGGTCGCCTGGACGACCCCGGTGGTCGGCCTGCTCCTCGGAGTCGTGGTCACCGCCCTGGCCGCCTGCCTGCCCGCCCGGCGGGCCGGCAAGGTCTCCCCGATGGCCGCGCTGCGCGACGCGGGCGCCCCGGCCGACGCCCGGGTCGGCCGGGTGCGCGCCCTGCTGGGCACCCTCCTCACCGGTGCCGGCGGCCTGAGCCTGTACGCGGCCGCCGCCGCCGACCGGGCCAAGGACGGCTCCCTGTGGCTGGGCCTGGGGGTCGTGGCGACCCTGATCGGCTTCGTCGTGATCGGCCCGCTGCTCGCCGGCGTCGTGGTGCGCGTGCTCGGCGCCGTGCTGCTGCGGGTCTTCGGCCCCGTCGGGCGGATGGCCGAGCGCAACGCCCTGCGCAACCCGCGCCGCACCGGCGCCACGGGCGCGGCCCTGATGATCGGCCTCGCGCTGGTCGCCTGCCTGTCGGTGGTCGGCTCGTCCATGGTGGCCTCCGCCACCGAGCAGCTCGACAAGACCGTCGGCACCGACTTCATCATCCAGAACGACAACGGCGGCCCCCTCACCCCGCAGGCGGTGCGGGCCGTGAAGGCGACGGCGGGGCTGGAGCGGGTCACGGAGTACAGGACGGCCCTCGCCGACTGCACCACCCCCGACGGCCGCACGCTCAGGGACACGGACATCACGGCGGCCGACCCGACCTACGCGACCGACCTGCGCAAGAAGACCGTCGCCGGCGACCTCGAGGACGCCTACCTGCCGGACTCCATGTCCGTCCACGAGGAGTTCGCCAAGGCCCACGGCATCCACCTCGGCTCCAGGATCACCGTGGCGTTCAGGGGCGGCTCCACCGCCCACCTGACGGTCCGTGCGATCACCAGCAGCGACGAGGTGATCGACCAGGGGGCCAAGTACACCTCCATCGCCACGCTCGCCACGTACGTGCCGGCC
This is a stretch of genomic DNA from Streptomyces sp. TG1A-8. It encodes these proteins:
- a CDS encoding ABC transporter permease, whose amino-acid sequence is MTVLKTSMRNFFAHKGRMALSAIAVLLSVGFVSGTLVFTDTMNTTFDKLFQATSSDVTVSAGSASDSGETTSRTGKPPVMPASVLDEVRRARGVRSAEGTVSSSAATVVDADKDGLSPSSGSPTIVGSWNRNDARTMKITSGTAPKGPGQIVVDADTAGKHHLGLGDRIGVITAVGTHTARVSGIATFTATNPGAAIFYLDTRTARRVLVGRTGVYTGVNVTAAQGVSDARLKENVTAELGGAYKVRTAKEVADANQKEVESFLSVMEYAMLGFAGIAFLVGIFLIINTFSMLVAQRTREIGLMRAIGSSRGQVNRSVLTEALLLGVCGSVLGVGAGVGIAVGLMKLMGTMGMHLSTDDLTVAWTTPVVGLLLGVVVTALAACLPARRAGKVSPMAALRDAGAPADARVGRVRALLGTLLTGAGGLSLYAAAAADRAKDGSLWLGLGVVATLIGFVVIGPLLAGVVVRVLGAVLLRVFGPVGRMAERNALRNPRRTGATGAALMIGLALVACLSVVGSSMVASATEQLDKTVGTDFIIQNDNGGPLTPQAVRAVKATAGLERVTEYRTALADCTTPDGRTLRDTDITAADPTYATDLRKKTVAGDLEDAYLPDSMSVHEEFAKAHGIHLGSRITVAFRGGSTAHLTVRAITSSDEVIDQGAKYTSIATLATYVPAARMPLDRLVFATAEEGRQAAAYKALKAALHDYPQYTVRDQTDYKKALKDQIGQLLNMIYGLLALAIIVAILGVVNTLALSVVERTREIGLMRAIGLSRRQLRRMIRLESVVIAVFGALLGLGLGMGWGATAQKLLALEGLNVLEIPWPTITGVFLGSAVVGLLAALVPAFRAGRMNVLNAIATE